The DNA sequence TAACCTGGCGGTTCGACGACGGCTCGGAATCGCGTCCCGCCGACTGCGCGTCCACACGTCGAGCCGCGTCGATCGACCAGATTCGGCCAGTACGTCAGGACCTCGAGCCCGTCTATCCGTTCGAAGTGGTCCACGTCGTCCGTCACCACCGGAACGTCGTGAACGAGAGCCGTCGCAGCGATCATCACGTCGGCATCCTCGATCGTCGTCCCGTCGCGCCGGAGCGTCGCGTCGATCTGCCCGGCGGTGGTCGCACAGTCGCGATCGAACGGACCCTCCCGGAGATCCTCCAGGAGGGTCCGTACCACGGCCCGCTCCCGATCGGTCGCCTCCGCGAGGTGGATGCCGTCCCAGAGCTCCATCACGGTAATCGAACTCACACGCGCCGTCCCGCGATCGTCCGCAGTTTCCACCGCCGACGCGACGCTCAGTAGCCGCCTTCGCCCTCGAAACAGTTCCCGCAGTAGTCGACGTCGGTCCCGAGTTCTTCGTCGGAGACGACTTGCGTTCGTGACGACGGGACGTGGGTGAGCGAGCCACACGCCGTCTCGTTCGAATCGATTCCTCGGTGAACCGTCTTCGTGTTGCTGTTCAGAATCCGGTACATCGATCGCGCAGACGACACGCCCGTCCCTAAGTGTACTCCCAACACGATTTGCGCTTGCGAGTGCACGCGAGACTGTCTTCCGGGCACGGCATTCCGTCTGAGACGATGGATCCGACCGATTCGACAGTCCGCGACTTCGGCGCCGGGGGCGAGACGCACGTCTGTACCTACGAGTACGACGCCGAAACGCCGGCGAGCATCGCCGTGATCCACGCGATCTGTGCCCTGACCGACGTCGACCCGATCGACGCGCCGACCGAACTCGGGTTCGTGTTGTACGAGCACGTCGACCCGAACGCGCTCGACACGCTCCTCGCGGACGGGACGGGGGACGGAGACGTCGTCGTCTCGTTCGAGGTCACGAACGGGTACACGTACGCGGTCGACGTCGCCGACGACGGTCGGGTCGTCGTCCGACGGGACGCGTGACGCAGGAATCGCGAGCGTATCGCCTCGGACGCGTGAGCGACGGCCGAACTGCTCGGCCTCGATCACCGGAACGACGGCAGCACCTCCTCCTCGTAGAACTCGAGCGCGAGTTCCTGCTCGGGGCCGATCTGGTGGACGTAGACGTGATCGTAGCCGGCGTCGATCGCCTGCTGGATGCTGTCGATGTGGGCCTGCGGATCCGGGCTGGTGGTCGTGCCGGCCTCGGCGATATCCTCCTTCTCGACCAGCTGGGCGGCCTGCTCGAAGTGAGCCGGCGTCGGGAGTTCCTGGCCGAGTTCGCCCGGGATCGAGCCGTTGGGCCAGTACTCGTAGACCGTGTCGATCGCCTCTTTTTCAGTCTCGGCGTAGCAGCCGTGGAGTTGCGTGTACGTCGGCCCGTCGCCGCCGGCGTCCTCGTAGGCCTCGATCGGTTCCTCCTTCGGGCCGGAACACCAGAGCCCGTCGGCGTTCTCGGCGGTCCACTCGGCGGTCTGGGGACCGAACGCGCTCGCGATCGTCGTCGGCTGTTCGTCGGGGACCGTGTAGAGTCGGGCGTTCTCGACCGTGTAGTACTCGCCGTGGTGGCTCGTCGTCTCGCCGGTCCAGAGCCGGCGCATGACGTCCATCGCTTCGTCCAGCATCTCGAGACGGACGTCGTGCTCCGGCCACCGCTGACCCGTGACGTGCTCGTTTAAGTTCTCGCCGGTCCCGACGCCGAAGGTGAACCGGTCGTCGAGCATCTCGTCGACCGTGGCGACGGCGTGGGCGACGTTGACCGGGTGAATGCGCATCGTCGGGCACGTGACCCCGACGCCGACGTCGATCTCGTCGGTCGTCGTCGCGATCCCGCCGAGCGTCGACCAGACGAACGGCGACTCGCCCTGTGCGGAGACCCACGGGTGGAAGTGATCGGAGATGGAGACGAAGTCGAAGCCGACCTCCTCGGCGTGGCGGGCGTTCTCGACGAGGGTCTTCGGTCCGTGCTCTTCGCTCGAGAGGGTGTAGCCGAGTTCGACCATGGGATGATCGGACGACGATCGGCGGCCTAATGGTTGGCCCTGCGACGGCAGTCACGCGACCGGGCGGTCGGCCGACCGACGGAATCGAACCCCTTACCCGCCACGCGTGGCTACCGGCCCGTATGGAAGCCGTGGTCGAGGCGGACGACGTTCGGAAAACCTACGGCGAGACGATCGCGCTGTCCGGAGCCTCCCTCTCGGTCGAATCCGGCGAAGTGTTCGGGCTGATCGGGCCGAACGGGGCGGGGAAAACGACCCTCGTTCGGGCCCTGACCGGGACGACGGACCCCGACGACGGAACCGTGCGGGTTCTCGGCGAGTCGCCGACGACCGTCGATCGGCACCGGCTCGGCGTGCTCCCCCAGGCGTTCTCGCCGCCGGACCGGCTGAGCGCCCGCGAGTTACTCGCCTACTACGCCGGCCTCTACGACGAGGCCCGCGATCCCGACGCGGTGCTGGCTGACGTCGGCCTCGCCGACGCCGGCGACACGTGGTACGAGAACCTCTCGGGCGGCCAAAAGCGCCGGGTCTGCGTCGGCGCGACGCTGATCAACGACCCCGACGTCTGCTTTCTCGACGAACCGACGACGGGGATCGACCCCGCCGGCAGACGGACCATCTGGGAACTGATCGAAGACCTGGCCGCCGGCGGGACGACCGTCGTCCTCACCACCCACGACATGGCCGAGGCCGAGCGACTCGCCGATCGGGTCGGACTGCTCGCCGACGGATCGCTCGTCGCGCAGGGGACGCCCGGGGCGCTCGTCCGCGAGCACGGCGGATCGAGTCGACTCACGGTCGAGACGTCGGCCGACCCGTCGGCGCTCGAGGACCTCGCGTTCCCGGTCGACGCCTGCGACGGCGCGCTCGTCGTCCGCGACGTCGACCCCGCCGAGATCGGGGCCGTCGTCGACGTCCTCGACGATCGCGGCGTGGCCTACACCGGCCTGACGTGGGCCGAACCCGATCTCGAGGACGTCTACCTCGCGCTGGCCGACGACGCCGAACGCGCACGGACCGATCGAATCGGCACTGCCGCCGGACTCGCGAAAGCGGGTGAGACGGCGTGACCCGACTGGGCCGCGTCGGGGCCGAGACCGGAGCCGGCTGGCGATCGTTCGTCCGTCGCCGGACGGCGGTCTTCTTCACGTTCTTCTTCCCGGTGATCCTGATCGTCATCTTCGGCGCGCTCGTCCGGACCGATCCGACGGGCGAGGGGCTCTTTACGGAGCCGCCGGCGTATTACGTCCCCGGCTACCTCGCCGTCGTCGTCCTCTTCACGCCGCTGTCGCGCATGGGCAGCGAGGTGGCGCGCCACCGCGAGGGGAACCGCTTCGAGAAACTCGCGACGACGCCGCTGACGCGGGCCGAGTGGCTGCTCGCCCAGACCGTCGTCAACGCCATCATCATCGGCCTCGCGAGCCTGCTCATCCTCGGGCTAGTGATCGTGCTGACGGGCGCCGAGATCGTCTTCTCGCCGCTTCTCGTCCCCTACGTCCTCGTCGGCGTCGTCTGTTTCAACGGCGTTGGCGCCATGCTCGGGAGCTACACCGACTCCCAGGACGGGGCCGTCGCCGCCAGCAACGCGATCGGCCTCCCCCTGCTCTTCCTCTCGGAGACGTTCATCGCGCTCGACCAGTTACCCGGCTGGTTCGAGCCGCTGGTGAACCTCTCGCCGCTCACCTACTTCGCCCGCGGCGTCCGGTCCGTGACTTCCCCCGACGCCGGTGCCCTGGCGGTCGCCGGCCTCGATCCCGCGCTGGCGAACCTCGCGATCCTCTCGGGGCTGGCCGTCGTCGCGTTCGCGCTCGGAGCCCGATCGATCCCGCGGACGGACTGATAGGGTCTGCTGTACCGATTTTTCGAATCGAACAGCAGAAGCCGCGTCGTTTTTCGAACGCGGGGCATCACGTTTCAACATGTAATACGATAATGTAATCTGCAGTAAACTATCTAGAACGTATTTGAACAGTTCATATAATTTCTGGACTGTTGCATCTATCGAACGTGCTGGTCGTATACTTATCACGTGATGAAATACGTCACATCCGAAATGTCTCGACAACGTGACCGTACGAACCGGCGAACAGTAC is a window from the Halosolutus amylolyticus genome containing:
- a CDS encoding PIN domain-containing protein encodes the protein METADDRGTARVSSITVMELWDGIHLAEATDRERAVVRTLLEDLREGPFDRDCATTAGQIDATLRRDGTTIEDADVMIAATALVHDVPVVTDDVDHFERIDGLEVLTYWPNLVDRRGSTCGRAVGGTRFRAVVEPPG
- a CDS encoding HalOD1 output domain-containing protein — protein: MDPTDSTVRDFGAGGETHVCTYEYDAETPASIAVIHAICALTDVDPIDAPTELGFVLYEHVDPNALDTLLADGTGDGDVVVSFEVTNGYTYAVDVADDGRVVVRRDA
- a CDS encoding TIGR03557 family F420-dependent LLM class oxidoreductase; the encoded protein is MVELGYTLSSEEHGPKTLVENARHAEEVGFDFVSISDHFHPWVSAQGESPFVWSTLGGIATTTDEIDVGVGVTCPTMRIHPVNVAHAVATVDEMLDDRFTFGVGTGENLNEHVTGQRWPEHDVRLEMLDEAMDVMRRLWTGETTSHHGEYYTVENARLYTVPDEQPTTIASAFGPQTAEWTAENADGLWCSGPKEEPIEAYEDAGGDGPTYTQLHGCYAETEKEAIDTVYEYWPNGSIPGELGQELPTPAHFEQAAQLVEKEDIAEAGTTTSPDPQAHIDSIQQAIDAGYDHVYVHQIGPEQELALEFYEEEVLPSFR
- a CDS encoding ABC transporter ATP-binding protein — encoded protein: MEAVVEADDVRKTYGETIALSGASLSVESGEVFGLIGPNGAGKTTLVRALTGTTDPDDGTVRVLGESPTTVDRHRLGVLPQAFSPPDRLSARELLAYYAGLYDEARDPDAVLADVGLADAGDTWYENLSGGQKRRVCVGATLINDPDVCFLDEPTTGIDPAGRRTIWELIEDLAAGGTTVVLTTHDMAEAERLADRVGLLADGSLVAQGTPGALVREHGGSSRLTVETSADPSALEDLAFPVDACDGALVVRDVDPAEIGAVVDVLDDRGVAYTGLTWAEPDLEDVYLALADDAERARTDRIGTAAGLAKAGETA
- a CDS encoding ABC transporter permease gives rise to the protein MTRLGRVGAETGAGWRSFVRRRTAVFFTFFFPVILIVIFGALVRTDPTGEGLFTEPPAYYVPGYLAVVVLFTPLSRMGSEVARHREGNRFEKLATTPLTRAEWLLAQTVVNAIIIGLASLLILGLVIVLTGAEIVFSPLLVPYVLVGVVCFNGVGAMLGSYTDSQDGAVAASNAIGLPLLFLSETFIALDQLPGWFEPLVNLSPLTYFARGVRSVTSPDAGALAVAGLDPALANLAILSGLAVVAFALGARSIPRTD